The Eleutherodactylus coqui strain aEleCoq1 chromosome 6, aEleCoq1.hap1, whole genome shotgun sequence genome window below encodes:
- the LOC136571997 gene encoding chymotrypsin-C-like, which produces MMKLLVLALCLAYAYSCGVPAVQPILSRVVGGIDVRPHSWPWQISLQYQASSGAWGHTCGGTLIADNWVLTAAHCISSSRTYRVLVGKHNLREEEEGSAAISTEKIIVHEKWSSFFILNDIALIKLSEPATLGHNVQPACLPADGSLLSQDFPCYVTGWGRLYTNGPIAENLQQALLPVVDHATCTQRDWWGSQVKATMVCAGGDGVRSGCNGDSGGPLNCQVDGGPWEVHGIVSFGSGLSCNYEKKPTVFTRVSAYIEWINDKILNN; this is translated from the exons CCTACAGCTGTGGTGTTCCGGCTGTGCAGCCCATCCTGTCCAGAGTGGTGGGTGGCATCGATGTACGGCCACACAGTTGGCCATGGCAG ATTTCCCTGCAGTACCAAGCAAGCAGCGGAGCCTGGGGCCACACATGCGGAGGCACTCTGATTGCTGACAACTGGGTCCTGACTGCCGCTCATTGTATCAG CTCCAGCCGCACCTACAGAGTCCTGGTCGGAAAGCACAATCTTAGGGAAGAGGAGGAAGGATCCGCTGCCATCTCTACCGAGAAGATCATTGTTCACGAGAAGTGGAGCTCCTTCTTCATCCT GAATGACATCGCTCTCATCAAGCTGTCCGAACCTGCAACACTCGGCCACAACGTACAGCCCGCCTGCCTGCCAGCTGATGGCTCCCTCCTGTCACAAGACTTTCCCTGCTATGTTACTGGATGGGGACGTCTGTACA CCAACGGACCTATTGCTGAGAATCTCCAGCAGGCTCTTCTTCCTGTGGTCGATCACGCTACCTGCACTCAGCGTGACTGGTGGGGCTCCCAAGTAAAAGCCACCATGGTCTGCGCCGGTGGTGACGGAGTCCGATCTGGATGCAAC GGAGACTCTGGCGGTCCTCTGAACTGTCAGGTTGATGGTGGACCCTGGGAAGTTCACGGTATTGTCAGCTTTGGATCCGGCCTTAGCTGCAACTATGAGAAGAAGCCCACCGTCTTCACCCGTGTGTCCGCCTACATCGAATGGATCAACGAT AAAATCCTCAACAACTAA